One part of the Truepera radiovictrix DSM 17093 genome encodes these proteins:
- a CDS encoding class I SAM-dependent methyltransferase: MKKLLPEFFRREDERPDALFYAQPRFVAHLDEAASRAAYRLYDELLPAGGHILDLMAGYLSHLPDKFARVTGLGLNREELLHNPSLSDFVIVDLNRPGFLPFASESLGGAVCTVSVQYMTRPLETFSEVARSLRPGAPFIVTFSNRAFPTKAVLAWRATDDAAHVRLVRSYFQSTPLFGPTFSQHFEPETGDPLFSVWAYRL; this comes from the coding sequence ATGAAAAAGCTCCTCCCCGAATTTTTCCGCCGCGAAGACGAGCGGCCCGACGCGCTCTTCTACGCGCAGCCGCGGTTTGTCGCGCACCTCGACGAGGCGGCGTCGCGCGCGGCCTATCGCCTCTACGACGAGCTGCTTCCGGCGGGAGGCCACATCCTCGACCTCATGGCCGGTTACCTCTCGCACCTCCCGGACAAGTTCGCGCGCGTCACGGGGCTCGGCCTAAACCGCGAAGAACTGCTCCACAACCCCAGCCTCAGTGACTTCGTGATCGTAGACCTCAACCGGCCGGGATTTTTACCCTTTGCCAGCGAGTCGCTCGGCGGCGCTGTGTGCACCGTGAGCGTGCAGTACATGACGCGCCCCCTAGAGACCTTTAGCGAGGTCGCGCGGAGCCTGCGCCCGGGGGCCCCTTTTATCGTGACCTTCTCCAACCGCGCGTTCCCCACCAAAGCGGTGCTCGCGTGGCGCGCGACCGACGACGCCGCGCACGTCCGGCTCGTGCGCTCCTACTTTCAGAGCACGCCCCTTTTCGGGCCGACGTTCAGCCAACACTTCGAACCCGAAACGGGCGACCCGCTCTTCTCGGTCTGGGCCTACCGCCTGTAG
- a CDS encoding GGDEF domain-containing protein: MPRKRCCWPCSPPHAQGAQRATERAAQLERQAFFDALTGVANRWRAEALLASRLADLRCGAPPFGVLVVDIDHFKGVNDRYGHGVGDAVLREVAAQLSRHVRSGDTLARWGGEEFVVLAPAAGEGELARLGERLRQAVAAAPLAGHAVTVSVGGACATRKDVAATLIARADRALYRAKRAGRNRTVVETGSE; this comes from the coding sequence TTGCCCCGCAAGCGGTGCTGCTGGCCGTGCTCACCACCGCACGCGCAGGGGGCGCAGAGGGCGACCGAGCGCGCGGCGCAGCTCGAGCGCCAAGCCTTTTTCGACGCGCTCACCGGTGTCGCCAACCGTTGGCGCGCCGAGGCGCTGCTCGCCTCCAGGTTGGCCGACCTGCGCTGCGGCGCCCCCCCTTTCGGGGTGCTTGTCGTCGACATCGACCACTTCAAGGGGGTCAACGACCGCTACGGCCACGGGGTCGGCGACGCGGTGTTGCGCGAGGTCGCCGCGCAGCTCAGCCGACACGTGCGCAGCGGTGACACCCTTGCCCGCTGGGGCGGTGAGGAGTTCGTCGTGCTCGCACCCGCTGCGGGTGAAGGCGAGCTTGCGCGGCTCGGGGAGCGGCTGCGGCAGGCGGTCGCCGCAGCGCCGCTCGCGGGGCACGCCGTGACGGTCTCCGTCGGGGGGGCGTGTGCCACCCGTAAGGACGTCGCGGCGACGCTCATAGCGCGCGCCGATAGGGCGCTCTACCGCGCCAAACGCGCGGGGCGCAACCGGACGGTCGTCGAGACCGGTAGCGAGTAG
- the cmk gene encoding (d)CMP kinase encodes MGEREVGAQRPLTAGGEETFVITIDGPAASGKSSVSRLVAQRLGIPYVSSGLLYRAATYLAQTSGEALDDEGALLQLLDRHRVQLVTAVGARNRIAVDGRTLDHELHTDRVDAGVSVVARHPGVRAWVDARLRELTGAFVVEGRDMGTQVFPHAAAKFYLSAPPEVRAARRVGERAGDLEAVTAALRRRDQLDAVQSRPAPEAVYLDTRDLTLDEVVARILGALPERRRA; translated from the coding sequence ATGGGTGAGCGAGAGGTGGGTGCGCAAAGACCCCTGACGGCGGGGGGCGAGGAGACGTTCGTCATCACCATCGACGGCCCCGCCGCGTCGGGCAAGTCGAGCGTCTCCCGCCTCGTGGCGCAGCGGCTCGGCATCCCGTACGTTTCAAGCGGCCTGCTCTACCGCGCCGCGACGTACCTCGCGCAAACGAGCGGCGAAGCGCTCGACGACGAGGGGGCGTTGCTGCAGCTCCTAGACCGCCACCGCGTGCAGCTCGTGACGGCGGTCGGGGCGCGTAACCGCATCGCGGTCGACGGGCGAACCCTAGACCACGAGCTGCACACCGACCGGGTCGACGCGGGCGTGTCGGTGGTCGCTCGGCACCCCGGCGTGCGCGCGTGGGTCGACGCGCGGCTGCGCGAGCTCACGGGGGCGTTTGTCGTCGAGGGGCGCGACATGGGGACGCAGGTCTTCCCGCACGCGGCGGCCAAGTTCTACTTAAGCGCCCCGCCGGAGGTGCGCGCCGCGCGCCGCGTCGGCGAGCGCGCCGGCGACCTCGAGGCGGTCACCGCGGCGCTGCGCCGCCGCGACCAGCTCGACGCGGTGCAGTCGCGCCCCGCCCCCGAAGCCGTGTACCTCGACACCCGCGACCTGACGCTCGACGAGGTCGTCGCGCGGATTCTGGGGGCGCTCCCCGAGCGCCGCCGTGCCTAG
- the aroA gene encoding 3-phosphoshikimate 1-carboxyvinyltransferase: protein MPLPPTLAIRPLRRVDARVSVPGSKSLTNRALITAALAEGDSTLSGCLVAEDSEVMVRALRALGIAVAISGTTMTVSGQGGRVPAARAELDLKLSGTSIRFLTALVALGRGRFVLDGNARMRERPIQDLLDALTALGVKATSQLQTGCPPVVVEAAGLPGGEAVLAGGSSSQYLSALLMAAPYAQTPVTLTVSGELPSKPFVDMTLKLMADFGVEVARDGYRRFEVPVGRYAARAYAVEGDAMAAGYLWAAAALTGGRVEVTNVGASSVQGDKRLAEVLAEMGCAVTWSETSCTVRGTGRLRGGTFDLNDMSDQAQTLAVVALFADAPVTITNIWNLRIKETDRLSALRAELSKLGARVEEGGDWITVHPLTAPPEGAVEIATYGDHRMAMAFALAGLRLPGVVIRDPACVGKTFPTFFEVLAALEPR from the coding sequence ATGCCGCTGCCCCCCACCCTCGCCATCCGCCCCCTGAGACGGGTCGACGCCCGCGTGAGCGTGCCCGGCTCCAAAAGCCTGACCAACCGCGCGCTTATCACCGCCGCCCTCGCCGAAGGTGACTCGACGCTCTCGGGCTGTCTGGTCGCCGAGGACTCCGAGGTGATGGTGCGCGCGCTGCGCGCCCTCGGCATCGCGGTCGCCATCTCGGGGACGACCATGACGGTCTCCGGCCAGGGGGGGCGGGTGCCCGCGGCGCGCGCCGAACTCGACCTCAAGCTGTCGGGGACGTCGATCCGCTTTCTCACGGCGCTCGTCGCGTTGGGGCGGGGGCGCTTCGTCTTAGACGGCAACGCCCGGATGCGCGAGCGGCCCATTCAGGACCTTTTGGACGCGCTCACGGCGCTCGGCGTGAAAGCGACCTCGCAGCTGCAGACCGGCTGCCCCCCCGTCGTCGTCGAGGCGGCGGGGTTGCCCGGCGGCGAAGCGGTGCTCGCGGGGGGCAGCTCGTCGCAGTACCTCTCGGCGCTCCTCATGGCCGCCCCTTACGCGCAGACCCCCGTCACCCTCACCGTCAGCGGTGAGCTGCCGTCTAAGCCCTTTGTCGACATGACCCTCAAGCTGATGGCCGACTTTGGCGTGGAGGTCGCGCGGGACGGCTACCGGCGCTTCGAGGTGCCTGTGGGGCGCTACGCGGCGCGCGCTTACGCCGTCGAGGGGGACGCCATGGCCGCCGGGTACCTGTGGGCGGCGGCGGCCCTGACGGGGGGGCGGGTCGAGGTCACGAACGTCGGCGCGAGCTCCGTGCAGGGCGACAAACGCCTCGCGGAGGTGCTCGCCGAGATGGGCTGCGCGGTGACCTGGAGCGAGACGAGCTGCACGGTCCGCGGGACCGGCCGGTTGCGGGGTGGCACCTTTGACCTCAACGACATGAGCGACCAGGCGCAGACCCTGGCCGTCGTGGCGCTTTTTGCGGACGCGCCGGTGACCATCACCAACATCTGGAACCTGCGCATCAAGGAGACCGACCGCTTAAGCGCGCTGCGCGCGGAGCTCTCCAAGCTGGGCGCGCGCGTCGAGGAGGGGGGGGACTGGATCACGGTGCACCCCCTTACGGCGCCCCCCGAGGGCGCGGTGGAGATCGCCACCTACGGCGACCACCGCATGGCGATGGCGTTCGCGCTCGCCGGGCTGCGTCTGCCGGGGGTGGTGATCCGCGACCCGGCGTGCGTGGGCAAAACCTTCCCCACGTTTTTCGAGGTGCTTGCCGCCCTGGAGCCCCGGTGA
- a CDS encoding NAD(+)/NADH kinase, translated as METATFAVPAAALRQVVVTSTRHKPQAHPLVREAAAGFRALGAEVLEDAPGELPLAKLAAEADLVVAIGGDGTLLSTARRLVGTHVPTLGVNLGKLGFLAEHSADDLRRYLAGDTPTRWRLSPKMMLQVHLEPLHGAALAPAYALNDVIVSQGVMTRLVHIDMDVDGEHASQYRADGLVISTPVGSTAYSLSLGGPILGQGLRAFVVTPSAPHTLTNRPIVLEGTARVGFRVSGPVDELALVVDGQERLELRAGDRFTVCAAPTDFCLIASGRSYFDILRAKLAWGAAPRLNDAAG; from the coding sequence GTGGAGACGGCCACCTTCGCCGTCCCCGCCGCCGCGCTGCGGCAGGTCGTGGTGACGAGCACGCGGCACAAGCCGCAAGCCCACCCGCTCGTGCGGGAGGCGGCGGCGGGCTTTCGCGCGCTCGGCGCCGAGGTGCTCGAGGACGCTCCCGGTGAGCTGCCGCTCGCGAAGCTGGCGGCGGAAGCCGACCTCGTCGTCGCCATCGGCGGCGACGGCACCCTGCTCTCGACGGCGCGTCGCCTCGTCGGGACGCACGTCCCGACCTTGGGGGTCAACCTGGGCAAGCTGGGGTTTCTCGCCGAGCATAGCGCCGATGACTTGCGCCGCTACCTAGCGGGGGACACGCCGACGCGTTGGCGCTTAAGCCCCAAGATGATGCTGCAGGTACACCTAGAGCCGCTCCATGGCGCCGCGCTAGCCCCCGCCTACGCGCTTAACGACGTGATCGTCTCCCAAGGGGTAATGACGCGGCTTGTGCATATCGATATGGACGTCGACGGGGAGCACGCCTCGCAGTACCGCGCCGACGGCCTGGTGATCTCGACGCCGGTCGGTTCGACCGCCTACTCCTTGTCGCTCGGCGGGCCGATTTTAGGGCAGGGGCTGCGCGCTTTCGTGGTGACGCCGAGCGCGCCGCACACGCTGACAAACCGCCCCATCGTGCTCGAGGGAACTGCGCGGGTCGGTTTTCGCGTCTCCGGCCCGGTCGACGAGTTGGCGCTCGTCGTCGACGGCCAGGAGCGCCTCGAGCTGCGTGCCGGCGACCGCTTTACGGTCTGTGCCGCCCCGACCGACTTCTGTTTGATCGCCTCGGGGAGGTCGTACTTCGACATCCTGCGCGCCAAGCTGGCGTGGGGGGCGGCGCCGCGCCTTAACGATGCCGCGGGGTGA